A genomic region of Gemmatimonadota bacterium contains the following coding sequences:
- a CDS encoding CAP domain-containing protein: protein MENRRREIAPSAGRPRLIRLLDRLLLDRPLHVLLLSVLIAGMAWLPGCGSDGNPAAPAPAEPDPTPEPSSPPPPATVSPFSDIERGILAGINVYRSQGGMCGDDSYDATTPVSWDDGLAEAARVHMEDLLANDLSADYHTGSDGSSIADRVTRASPQTAWLVLGENIILTQGTARDELKDKWLADWHASPVHCRNQLNLVFNRAGVSVGVKNGMYAAVVVFGQKAGA from the coding sequence TTGGAAAACAGACGCCGGGAAATAGCACCTTCAGCCGGCCGGCCACGCTTGATCAGGCTGCTCGACCGGCTGCTGCTCGACCGGCCGCTTCACGTCCTACTGCTTTCTGTCCTGATCGCCGGAATGGCTTGGTTGCCGGGCTGCGGATCGGACGGCAATCCGGCCGCGCCCGCCCCGGCCGAACCGGACCCAACGCCCGAACCGTCCTCGCCACCACCTCCCGCGACGGTTTCGCCTTTCTCGGACATCGAGCGCGGAATCCTGGCGGGCATCAACGTCTATCGGTCGCAGGGCGGCATGTGCGGGGATGACTCCTACGATGCGACCACACCGGTTTCCTGGGATGACGGCCTGGCCGAAGCCGCGAGGGTCCACATGGAGGACCTCCTGGCCAACGATCTGTCCGCCGATTACCATACCGGATCGGACGGCTCGAGCATTGCGGACCGGGTTACAAGAGCAAGCCCGCAGACGGCGTGGCTCGTCCTTGGCGAGAACATCATTCTCACCCAGGGAACGGCGCGTGATGAGTTGAAGGACAAATGGCTTGCCGACTGGCACGCATCCCCGGTCCACTGCAGAAACCAGCTGAACCTCGTATTTAACCGGGCGGGTGTAAGCGTCGGCGTTAAGAATGGAATGTACGCCGCCGTCGTTGTCTTCGGCCAGAAAGCGGGCGCCTGA
- a CDS encoding Ig-like domain-containing protein: MFCEFRRTLPVFGRIHVPILVCLSLALPWLVTCGRDNPTQSRSQVPTRVVVTPGTADLSSAGQSVRLNAQVIDDTGQQVADAPVTWRSSNSSVATVSDDGVVTALRNGSVVITAMNGQKTGSAQVEVSDAVRRALVALYRATGGENWKNSANWLSDEPVERWHGVTAAGVAMSADADGATGTSARANAAGSALNLPDNGLSGTIPPELGDLVHLRELDLSNNGLTGSIPPELGKLFRLELLNLSGNRLSGPLPAELGNLVVLKSLQLQDNAELSGPLPLSFSGLTLLESLDLSGTGICAPTNAGLQQWLGGVATRRGVANCGAVSEQDRKALIALYEATNGPNWTNKTNWLSTASLDRWHGVSTNTQGRVIGLRLSGNRLSGSIPAALGNLSALAILDLGGNELSGTIPVALGNLSALVLLDLSDNRLSGPVPTALFTLHNLQTLDLSGNLFELDASTDRDALVALYNATDGPNWTVKDNWLSASPLSEWYGVSTNAEGRVDSLDLQRNALSGNIPAELGNLTNLNFLALNTNRRLSGSIPPELGNLVDLRYLYLGENQLSGSIPPELGNLIDLISLSLFGNQLSGSIPLELGNLRNLQHMSLMLNRLSGSIPPELGNLTDLSLLELYHNRLSGGIPSELGNLTRLSTLFLYHNQLTGSIPKELGNLTRMQHLFLHENQLSGRIPSELGRLTRLTLLRFDRNPDLSGPLPDSFSDLNSLRELNLDGTGLCVPANAAFEAWLQGIGSKTGVENCALESDDRDALIALYNATDGPNWAISTNWLSDRPLEEWYGVSTNAEGRVDTLSLPGAGLSGSIPPVLGNLTELLVLDLQNNTNLSGSIPAELGNLRNLRVLEFNRVPLSGSIPPELGNLRNLRVLGLSRNRLSGSVPSELGNLINLEVLWLHENADLSGSLPATLTSLGRLRILNLRGTKLCVPADAAFQAWLQGIGSKTGVVNCTPANDRDALIALYNATDGPNWVRNDNWLSDRPLDEWYGVTTDTTGRVTELNIYVLDETRGSAENNGLSGSIPSTLGSLSNLRSLWLIGDDLSGGIPAELANLSNLESLALVGELSGNIPPELGRLSKLTRLLLHSNQLSGNIPSELGNLSNLLDLGLSYNQLTGQIPPELGNLSKLRYLSLAVNQLTGSFPSEFGNLTNLDHLYLSRNKLTGCIPAQLRNVEYNDLDRLGLPDCGVTAVDDRDALIALYNATDGPNWTNSTNWLSDRPLGEWFGVTVNAAERVTRLNIYRNNLSGSIPPELGTLTNLEILDLGENRISGRIPTFLGSMTNLEAMSLGTQLSGPIPSELGNLSKLRHLALRGRLSGSIPSFVSNLSNLRVLQLGGSGSQLSGPIPPELGRLTNLTLLDLSTNRLTGGVPSQLSNLSELQHLWLSNNPGLTGSLPGSFTDLDELETLYLVGTGICTPVDAAFQAWLQGIQRTSGVVSCTTTPDESEIDRDALVALYNATDGPDWERNDNWLSDRPIGEWYGVTTDTGGRVTQLRFAGEGGNSGNGLSGPIPPELGNLSNLTWLGFQGNQLSGVIPSTLGNLSNLRILQLNRNQLSGSIPSSLGNLGNLVELTLRRNQLSGSIPSSLGNLGNLTRLSLNYNELSGNIPSTLGNLSNLEALDLTGNAGLSGPLPSSFINLDELNYLSMNLTGLCAPTDAAFQAWLDGIENKGGVVSCVLTSPDRDALVALYNATDGPNWTNRTNWLSDRPIGEWYGVSTNGAGRVTRLGLYTIVNNVFSSNGLSGRIPRELGSLSYLTDLRLLANDLSGPIPSELGNLANLTWLGLGGNELSGPIPSALGNLTNLTFLSLAGNQLSGSIPSELGNLGNLTQLHLRNNMLSGSVPPALGSLSSLEHLTLDGNRDLSGPVPDTLTNLKNLNRLWLDGTGLCVPVAPAFQVWLESIQDYGPVASCTATPDESDVDRDVLVALYNATDGPNWTNSTNWLSDEPLEEWHGVATDGTGRVTVLVLRQNQLSGSVPSKLGNLNNLQVMSLGRNQLTGSIPSAIGTLGSLTQLQLDYNQLSGAIPSELGSLGSLRALELNNNQLSGTIPSELGSLNNLRDLDLRGNDLSGTIPPQLGNLINLRELDLRVNELSGTIPTALGNLTNLEDLDLGGNRLSGTIPSELGTLGNLRVLDLFVNRLTGSIPPELGSLGELIRLDLHSNSGLSGPLPDEFTDLDNLDLLDLRRTAICAPVDAALQAWLSGVQTKRGVVDCEVSPKIYWTTGFFDSRIHRSNLDGTDVEEDLVTGVFSINSLDVGGDKVYWSAGTNMGEIQRANLDGSGVQDLVMGLSSPTGLVVDVDGDEIYWLTAGFTNAKIQRANLDGTGVQDLVTGLNTPDDLALDLDGDKMYFIERGMIHRANLDGTGVETVDITGLRDPSSLAVDSGGGKIYWTYEIGGGDDELGGIRRANLDGTGVENLLTRLIPTDLALDVDGGKMYWVERGALERANLDGTGAERLGIDDVEDGLALDL; the protein is encoded by the coding sequence ATGTTTTGCGAGTTCCGTCGCACATTACCCGTTTTCGGACGCATCCACGTCCCGATTCTCGTCTGCCTGTCTCTCGCCCTTCCCTGGCTCGTCACATGCGGCAGGGACAATCCCACACAATCACGGTCTCAGGTCCCGACCCGGGTCGTGGTCACACCGGGCACCGCGGATCTGTCATCGGCTGGACAGTCGGTACGACTCAACGCCCAGGTGATTGACGACACCGGCCAGCAAGTCGCGGACGCTCCCGTCACTTGGCGCAGCAGCAATTCGTCGGTTGCGACGGTGAGCGATGACGGCGTGGTCACCGCGTTGCGAAACGGCAGTGTGGTCATTACGGCCATGAACGGCCAGAAGACCGGCAGCGCGCAAGTGGAGGTGTCGGACGCGGTAAGGCGGGCCCTGGTCGCCCTGTACAGGGCCACGGGCGGCGAGAACTGGAAGAACAGCGCGAACTGGCTCAGCGACGAGCCGGTAGAGCGCTGGCATGGAGTGACGGCCGCGGGTGTGGCGATGAGTGCTGACGCGGACGGAGCGACGGGTACAAGTGCGCGCGCCAACGCGGCGGGTTCGGCATTGAACTTGCCCGACAACGGCCTGTCGGGCACGATCCCGCCGGAACTGGGCGACCTGGTCCATCTGCGCGAACTTGACCTCTCCAACAACGGGCTGACGGGATCGATTCCACCGGAACTGGGCAAACTGTTCCGGCTCGAGCTGCTCAATCTCTCCGGCAACCGGTTGTCCGGACCTCTCCCAGCGGAACTGGGCAACCTGGTCGTCCTGAAGTCGCTGCAGTTGCAGGACAACGCCGAGTTGTCCGGTCCCCTGCCTCTTTCGTTCTCCGGCCTGACGCTCCTTGAGTCCCTGGACCTGTCGGGCACCGGAATATGCGCGCCGACGAACGCCGGACTCCAACAGTGGCTCGGAGGGGTGGCCACAAGACGGGGCGTCGCCAACTGCGGAGCCGTTTCCGAACAGGACCGGAAGGCGCTGATCGCGCTGTACGAAGCCACGAACGGACCGAATTGGACGAACAAGACGAACTGGCTGAGCACGGCCTCGCTGGACCGGTGGCACGGGGTATCCACCAACACCCAAGGGCGCGTGATCGGCCTGCGTCTCTCCGGCAACCGGCTGTCCGGTTCGATCCCGGCCGCACTGGGCAACCTCTCCGCGCTGGCAATCCTGGACCTCGGCGGCAATGAGCTTTCCGGGACCATTCCCGTTGCGCTGGGCAACCTGTCCGCACTGGTACTGCTGGACCTCTCCGACAACCGGCTGTCCGGACCGGTCCCAACGGCCCTCTTCACACTGCACAATCTGCAGACCCTGGACTTGTCAGGGAACCTGTTCGAACTTGACGCGTCCACGGACCGCGATGCCCTGGTCGCCCTGTACAACGCCACGGACGGTCCGAACTGGACAGTAAAGGACAACTGGCTGAGTGCCAGCCCGCTTAGTGAGTGGTACGGTGTTTCCACTAACGCGGAAGGTCGCGTGGACAGCCTTGATCTTCAGCGTAATGCCCTGTCCGGCAATATCCCAGCCGAACTGGGCAATCTGACCAATCTCAACTTTCTGGCCCTTAATACAAATCGTCGGCTCTCCGGCAGCATCCCTCCGGAACTGGGTAACCTGGTTGATTTGCGCTATCTGTATCTTGGAGAAAACCAGCTGTCGGGCAGCATTCCTCCGGAACTGGGCAATCTGATCGACTTGATTTCCTTGAGTCTTTTTGGAAACCAGTTGTCAGGCAGCATTCCGTTGGAACTAGGCAATCTCAGAAACTTGCAGCATATGTCCCTTATGCTCAACAGACTGTCCGGCAGCATCCCACCTGAACTGGGTAACCTGACTGACCTGTCCCTTCTGGAACTATACCATAACCGGCTATCCGGCGGCATTCCTTCGGAACTAGGTAACCTCACCAGATTGTCAACCCTGTTTCTTTATCATAACCAGCTAACGGGCAGCATTCCAAAGGAGTTAGGTAACCTCACCAGAATGCAGCATCTGTTTCTACATGAAAATCAGCTTTCCGGCCGTATCCCGTCGGAACTGGGCCGCCTGACCAGATTGACCTTGCTGCGGTTTGATAGGAATCCCGATCTTTCGGGTCCCTTGCCCGACTCATTCTCTGATCTTAACAGTCTCCGCGAACTGAATCTGGATGGCACGGGACTGTGTGTACCTGCAAACGCCGCGTTTGAGGCATGGCTGCAGGGAATCGGGAGCAAGACCGGCGTCGAGAACTGCGCGCTCGAGTCAGACGACCGCGACGCCCTGATTGCCCTGTACAACGCCACGGACGGACCGAATTGGGCAATCAGCACGAACTGGTTGAGCGACAGGCCGCTGGAGGAATGGTATGGCGTCTCCACCAACGCCGAAGGGCGTGTGGATACCCTGTCTCTTCCCGGAGCCGGATTATCGGGCAGCATCCCGCCGGTACTGGGTAACCTGACCGAATTGCTGGTCCTGGATCTTCAAAACAACACGAACCTGTCGGGCAGCATCCCGGCGGAATTGGGGAATCTGAGGAATCTTCGAGTCCTTGAATTCAACAGAGTTCCTTTGTCGGGTAGCATTCCACCGGAATTGGGCAACCTCAGAAACCTGCGTGTTCTCGGCCTTTCCCGTAACAGATTGTCAGGCAGTGTCCCTTCAGAACTTGGTAACCTGATCAACCTGGAAGTGCTTTGGCTTCACGAAAATGCCGATCTGTCGGGAAGCCTGCCTGCCACACTTACCAGCCTCGGTAGACTCCGAATCCTGAATCTGCGCGGAACAAAATTGTGCGTGCCGGCAGACGCCGCGTTTCAGGCATGGCTGCAGGGAATCGGGAGCAAGACCGGTGTTGTGAACTGTACTCCGGCGAACGACCGCGACGCCCTGATCGCCCTTTACAACGCCACGGACGGACCGAACTGGGTGAGAAACGACAACTGGCTGAGCGATCGGCCGTTGGACGAGTGGTACGGGGTCACCACCGACACCACCGGAAGGGTGACGGAGCTTAATATCTACGTTTTGGATGAAACACGTGGTAGTGCCGAGAACAATGGATTGTCAGGCAGCATCCCATCGACATTGGGCAGCCTGAGCAACCTGAGATCGTTGTGGCTCATTGGCGATGACTTATCGGGTGGTATTCCGGCGGAATTGGCTAATCTGAGTAATCTGGAGAGTTTGGCTCTTGTTGGAGAACTATCAGGCAATATCCCTCCTGAACTGGGCCGTCTGAGCAAATTGACCCGTCTTCTCCTGCATTCCAACCAATTGTCAGGTAACATCCCATCGGAACTGGGCAACCTGAGCAACCTGTTGGATCTGGGACTTAGTTATAACCAGCTGACGGGTCAGATTCCTCCGGAACTGGGTAATCTGAGCAAACTGAGATACCTGTCGCTCGCAGTCAATCAATTGACAGGTAGCTTTCCCTCGGAATTCGGTAATCTGACCAACCTGGATCATCTGTATCTATCTAGAAATAAGCTGACTGGATGTATACCTGCACAATTAAGAAACGTGGAATACAACGATCTGGATCGCCTCGGCCTTCCGGATTGCGGCGTTACCGCTGTCGACGACCGCGACGCCCTGATCGCCCTGTACAACGCCACGGACGGACCGAACTGGACGAACAGCACAAACTGGCTGAGCGACAGGCCGCTGGGAGAGTGGTTCGGGGTCACTGTCAACGCGGCAGAACGCGTGACCAGGCTAAACATCTATCGTAATAACTTGTCCGGTTCTATCCCGCCGGAATTGGGCACGCTGACCAATCTAGAAATCCTGGACCTGGGCGAAAACCGGATTTCGGGTCGTATTCCGACATTCCTGGGTAGCATGACCAATCTGGAAGCAATGTCACTGGGCACTCAGTTATCGGGCCCGATCCCGTCTGAACTAGGCAACTTGAGCAAACTGAGACACCTGGCACTGAGAGGGCGGTTGTCGGGCAGTATACCATCATTCGTGAGTAACCTTAGTAACCTGAGAGTCCTGCAATTGGGCGGCTCAGGAAGCCAGTTGTCGGGCCCAATCCCGCCGGAACTGGGCAGGCTGACAAACCTGACGTTACTGGATCTATCCACCAACCGGTTAACGGGCGGTGTTCCGTCTCAATTGAGTAACTTGAGCGAACTGCAACACCTGTGGCTTAGTAACAACCCCGGTCTTACCGGGTCCCTGCCCGGCTCATTCACGGATCTCGATGAACTTGAAACCCTGTATCTGGTTGGAACAGGTATATGCACACCGGTGGACGCGGCATTCCAGGCCTGGTTACAGGGGATACAGCGCACGAGTGGGGTGGTGAGTTGCACGACCACTCCCGACGAATCGGAGATCGACCGCGACGCCCTGGTCGCGTTGTACAACGCCACCGACGGACCGGACTGGGAGAGAAACGACAACTGGCTGAGCGACCGGCCTATCGGAGAGTGGTACGGAGTGACCACCGACACCGGGGGTAGAGTGACGCAACTTCGGTTCGCAGGTGAAGGTGGTAATAGTGGCAACGGATTGTCGGGTCCGATCCCACCTGAACTGGGCAATCTAAGCAACTTGACATGGCTAGGATTTCAGGGTAACCAACTTTCGGGAGTTATCCCCTCTACCCTGGGCAACCTGAGCAACCTGAGGATTCTGCAACTTAACCGCAACCAGTTATCAGGCAGCATTCCGTCGTCCCTGGGCAACCTGGGCAACTTAGTAGAACTGACCCTGAGACGTAACCAGTTGTCAGGTAGCATTCCGTCGTCCCTGGGCAACCTGGGCAATCTGACCCGGCTCTCTCTTAATTATAACGAGTTGTCAGGCAACATCCCCTCAACCCTGGGCAATCTGAGCAACCTGGAAGCCTTGGATCTTACTGGAAACGCCGGTCTTTCCGGGCCGCTGCCCAGCTCGTTCATTAATCTCGATGAACTCAATTACCTGTCAATGAATCTCACAGGTTTGTGTGCGCCGACAGATGCCGCGTTCCAGGCTTGGCTCGATGGAATCGAGAACAAGGGAGGGGTGGTGAGCTGTGTCCTGACTTCACCGGACCGCGACGCTCTGGTCGCCCTTTACAATGCCACGGACGGTCCGAACTGGACGAACAGGACGAACTGGCTGAGTGACCGGCCTATCGGAGAGTGGTACGGCGTCTCCACCAACGGCGCAGGAAGGGTAACGCGTCTTGGCCTGTACACCATAGTCAACAATGTATTCTCCAGCAATGGGTTATCGGGCCGTATTCCGAGAGAACTGGGCAGCTTGAGTTATCTGACAGACCTTAGGCTTCTCGCAAATGATCTTTCGGGTCCGATTCCTTCGGAGCTGGGAAATCTGGCCAACCTGACATGGCTTGGCCTCGGTGGCAACGAATTGTCCGGTCCAATCCCATCGGCGTTGGGTAATTTGACCAATCTGACTTTTCTATCCCTTGCGGGGAATCAGTTGTCCGGTTCGATCCCTTCTGAACTGGGCAACCTGGGCAACCTGACCCAGTTGCATCTTAGAAACAACATGCTGTCGGGTAGCGTCCCGCCGGCACTGGGTAGTCTGAGCAGCTTGGAACATCTGACTTTAGACGGAAACCGTGATCTTTCGGGTCCTGTACCCGACACGCTGACCAACCTCAAAAACCTCAACCGACTGTGGTTAGATGGTACGGGATTGTGTGTGCCGGTGGCTCCGGCGTTTCAGGTATGGCTAGAGAGTATTCAAGACTATGGTCCGGTGGCGAGTTGCACTGCCACTCCCGACGAATCGGACGTCGACCGCGACGTACTGGTCGCCCTGTACAACGCCACAGACGGACCGAACTGGACGAACAGCACGAACTGGCTGAGTGACGAGCCGCTTGAGGAGTGGCATGGTGTGGCGACCGATGGGACAGGCCGTGTTACCGTGCTTGTTCTTCGCCAAAACCAGTTGTCCGGATCTGTTCCTTCCAAACTGGGCAACCTGAACAATCTGCAAGTAATGAGCCTTGGGCGTAATCAGTTGACGGGATCGATTCCATCGGCGATTGGCACATTGGGCAGCTTGACGCAATTGCAGCTGGATTATAATCAGTTGTCGGGAGCTATTCCTTCCGAGTTGGGAAGCCTGGGCAGCCTGAGGGCTCTGGAGCTGAACAACAACCAGTTATCCGGTACGATCCCATCTGAGTTGGGAAGCCTGAACAACCTTCGAGATCTGGATTTGCGCGGTAATGATCTTTCGGGTACGATCCCACCTCAGTTGGGCAATCTGATCAACCTTCGAGAACTGGATCTGCGAGTCAATGAACTGTCTGGAACGATTCCGACCGCATTGGGTAACTTGACCAACCTTGAAGATCTGGATCTTGGCGGTAACCGGTTGTCGGGAACGATCCCGAGCGAACTGGGCACCCTGGGTAATCTGCGTGTGCTCGACCTGTTTGTTAACCGGTTGACAGGCAGTATCCCACCCGAATTGGGAAGCCTCGGGGAACTCATTCGGTTGGATCTGCACTCGAACTCCGGTTTGTCCGGACCCTTGCCCGATGAATTCACCGATCTTGATAATCTGGACTTATTGGATCTGCGTCGCACAGCGATTTGTGCCCCAGTGGATGCCGCACTCCAGGCGTGGCTCAGCGGGGTTCAAACCAAAAGGGGTGTGGTCGACTGCGAGGTTTCGCCGAAGATATACTGGACGACCGGTTTTTTTGACAGCAGGATCCACCGGTCGAATCTGGACGGCACCGACGTCGAGGAGGACCTTGTTACGGGTGTGTTTAGTATAAACAGCCTGGATGTGGGCGGGGACAAGGTTTACTGGTCGGCGGGTACCAATATGGGTGAGATTCAGCGCGCGAACCTGGATGGATCAGGCGTTCAGGACCTCGTCATGGGCTTAAGCTCACCAACAGGCCTGGTCGTGGATGTAGACGGGGACGAAATCTATTGGCTAACCGCTGGTTTCACTAATGCCAAAATCCAGCGTGCGAACCTGGATGGGACGGGCGTTCAGGATCTCGTCACGGGCTTGAACACACCGGATGACCTGGCCTTGGACCTTGATGGGGACAAGATGTATTTTATTGAAAGGGGCATGATCCACCGGGCTAATCTGGACGGAACGGGCGTCGAGACGGTCGACATTACGGGCTTGCGGGACCCATCCAGCCTGGCTGTGGATAGCGGTGGGGGCAAGATATACTGGACGTATGAAATCGGTGGTGGCGATGACGAGTTGGGCGGGATCAGACGGGCTAACCTGGACGGCACGGGCGTTGAGAACCTCCTTACCCGGCTCATTCCAACAGATTTGGCCCTGGACGTAGATGGAGGTAAGATGTACTGGGTGGAAAGAGGTGCGCTCGAGCGAGCGAATCTAGACGGAACCGGCGCCGAGCGCCTGGGCATTGATGACGTAGAAGACGGTTTGGCCTTGGATCTGTGA
- a CDS encoding MarR family transcriptional regulator gives MSNDLRKELSDRFVAATVSLHRLVNMGLRDDGRELGQNEQVDQYKTLMLLADKGPMTVGEIPGFLGCTDASINNILHRLYGKRLIEKARTPNDRRVVLCELTPEGRKVLERIDHVVRNRVLPATENWSLEQLEAFVESLESIPPSREFWASETPTEPPGWFIM, from the coding sequence ATGAGCAACGACCTCAGGAAGGAACTGAGCGACCGGTTTGTAGCTGCGACAGTCAGTCTGCATCGTCTCGTAAACATGGGACTCCGGGATGACGGGAGAGAGCTGGGTCAGAATGAACAGGTTGACCAGTATAAAACCTTGATGTTGTTAGCCGACAAGGGACCTATGACCGTGGGCGAGATTCCTGGTTTCCTCGGATGCACAGATGCTTCCATTAACAACATTTTGCACAGGCTTTATGGAAAGAGATTGATCGAGAAGGCGAGGACTCCGAATGACCGGAGAGTAGTATTGTGTGAACTGACTCCCGAGGGACGGAAGGTGCTGGAACGGATTGATCATGTCGTCAGGAATCGCGTTCTGCCGGCCACTGAAAACTGGAGTCTGGAGCAACTCGAAGCATTTGTAGAATCGTTGGAGTCTATTCCTCCCAGCCGGGAATTTTGGGCGTCAGAGACCCCGACCGAACCCCCCGGTTGGTTTATAATGTAA
- a CDS encoding serine protease, which yields MIEDQHLDDAVYAIGVQVQGKNYILGSGFVAHFWNAIWTNAHVVQAVLVSTSFIEDLNPRAFAVKSGTEVGGSDTYWLRYFWIHPDYDGTAGSPDAALLTIDANLTDLPFFLPRDQVQGLRVGQPIGTIGFPEERSGEAVNVPIATFRDGTISALRPFDDEVPTPGNSRVIQHNLDLPGRTSGSLIFDHQGYIIGMNFAGIFRVVYDDQTGQPMRVPSNNPGLALRVDELWRLYDLAAGAGRTVTSLSEAGAVGTGADVPLVLEPEQDFPHDAYVAFPRNWNGGTLLP from the coding sequence GTGATCGAGGATCAGCACCTGGATGACGCGGTCTACGCGATCGGCGTGCAGGTCCAGGGGAAGAACTACATACTGGGATCGGGATTCGTCGCGCACTTCTGGAATGCCATCTGGACCAATGCCCACGTCGTGCAGGCCGTCCTCGTATCTACCAGTTTCATCGAGGATCTCAACCCGCGGGCCTTTGCCGTCAAGTCGGGCACCGAGGTCGGCGGTTCCGATACATACTGGCTACGGTATTTCTGGATTCATCCCGACTATGACGGCACGGCCGGTTCGCCCGACGCGGCGCTGCTGACCATCGACGCGAACCTGACGGACCTTCCGTTTTTCCTGCCCAGGGATCAGGTCCAGGGACTTAGGGTGGGGCAGCCCATCGGCACGATCGGGTTTCCGGAAGAACGCTCGGGGGAGGCGGTCAACGTCCCGATCGCCACGTTCAGGGACGGCACGATCAGCGCGCTGAGGCCCTTTGACGACGAAGTCCCGACACCCGGGAACAGCCGGGTGATCCAGCACAACCTGGACCTGCCCGGCCGTACGAGCGGCAGTCTCATCTTCGATCACCAGGGATACATCATCGGCATGAACTTCGCCGGGATCTTTCGCGTTGTTTATGATGACCAGACCGGCCAACCCATGCGCGTCCCCTCGAACAACCCCGGGCTCGCCCTCCGCGTCGACGAGCTGTGGCGCCTCTACGATCTCGCCGCCGGAGCGGGCAGGACGGTGACCAGCTTGTCGGAGGCCGGTGCGGTGGGCACAGGCGCGGACGTCCCGCTGGTGCTCGAGCCCGAGCAGGACTTTCCGCACGATGCCTACGTGGCGTTCCCCAGGAACTGGAACGGAGGGACGCTACTTCCGTGA